Below is a window of Brachyspira hampsonii DNA.
TTTTTCTTTTTTGGCTAGAGTTCTCTCTTCTATTAGTTTATTAATTTCTTCTTCATTGTCTTCTTTTTTATCAGTATCGCCTATATTAAAACAATTTATGATATTGTTTACTCTCTCTATAAATTTTAATACAGCATCTCTTGTATTAACATTAATAGAGCTAAAAGATGTATTTACAGTTTTTACCAAAGTAAATAATATACCAAGTGCCTCGGATATATTTAAATCATTATAAATAGAATCAGAAAACTTTTCATTAGAAACCTCTAACTCTTTTAATAAATTTTCATTAACTTCATTAGATTCAGTATTGCTTATATCTTTCAATCTGAATATAAGATCATTAACTCTGTCAATAGCACTTTGAGACTGTTTAATTCCTTCTATAGTGAAATTTAACTGCTTTCTGTAATGAGAGTTTATAAGCGAATATCTTATAGCTTCGGGAGAAAGTCCTTTATCAAGCAAATCTCTTAAAGTATAAAAATTTCCTTTAGATTTGGACATTTTCTCACCATCAACTATCAAATGCTCGCAGTGAAGCCAATAATTTACAAATTTCTCATTAAATGCACCCTCATTTTGTGCTATTTCATTTTCATGATGAGGGAATTTATTATCAATTCCTCCTGTATGTATATCAAAATGCTTACCTAAATATTTACAGCTCATTGCCGAACACTCTATATGCCATCCCGGTCTGCCCTTTCCGAAAGGAGAATCCCAATAAACATCTCCGTCTTCTTCAGTATATGCTTTCCAAAGTACAAAATCGCTTGCATTTTCTTTATCATACTCATCATTAAGAACGCGTCCTGAAGCTCCTTCAAGAAGCTCCTGCTTATCTAAATTGGCAAGCTCTCCATATTCTGGAAAAGTACTTATTTTAAAATATACAGAACCGTCTGCCTCATAAGTATGACCATTTTTTTTGAGCAGTTCTATAATATCTATCATCTCTTTTATATGATCAGTGGCAGCAGGATTTACTGAAGCCTTTTTTATTCCTAATGTCTCTATATCTTCAAAAAATGCTTCTTTATATTTTTTTGTATAATCATTAAGAGATATATGATTCTCTTTAGAATTTTTTATAGTTTTGTCATCGACATCAGTTAAATTCATTACAAGTTTAACCTTATAACCATAATCTTCTAATACTCTTCTAAGCAAGTCGCTGAATATATATGCTCTAAAATTTCCTATATGTGCATAATTATATACTGTAGGTCCGCATGAATACATACCAACTTCATCAGCATTAATAGGTTTAAATACCTCTTTTTCTCTGGTAAGTGAATTATAAAATACTATATCTTTCATATCAAATTATATTCCTTAAAATATAATTAACATTGTACTTAAAAGACTTTATTTGTCAAGGTATTATTATTCATTTTTTACAAATGTTTTTTATACAGTATCAATAAAAAAATCCCTCCTAAAAATTTTAGGAAGGATTCTCAAATTTTATTTATTAAAATAAATAAAATAATTTTCTAAATATAAACTAAAATAATAAAATCAAACAGCCTTGCTTTTTTTTATTACCACAGTAGCCTGCTCCTTATATTTAGATATTAGGCTTTTAAGGTCTTGTTTTACCTTATCTTCTGTTTGTGCCATTATTTAATTCCTCCTTGAATAATGAATAATGCTTTTAGAAGCTGCCGTCTCTCCAAACTTTAAAGTCCGGATAGTCTAATTTCTTAGATTTATCTTCATACCATTTGCATACAGCTGCTGACATATTAATAACATAAAAATTAAATTCTGTCTTCCAACCGTCATTTTTAAATTCGGCAAATGATGGTATAAATTTATTATTAATAGAATTATATATACTATTCTGGGCTGATTCTGTAGGAATATTATTATCTTTTATTGCTATTCTTAATATCAAATGTATAGACATACATGATAAAGTGGATGTGATTCTGCTGTATTCATTAAACATTTCATCTTTTGTGTAATTATTTGATAAAGTATCCATCCATAATTTAATTATACTTCCCAATGCCTCTAATTGTTCAGGTGAGGCATTTTTGTTCATTATAATATCTGCATAATTTTCTGCTAATTGCTGAAATGTCATAGTTGAGTTTTCATCGGATATATATATATCTGCAACTTCTTCTATTTGCATAGATTTCACCATAGATGCAGCATTATCCTGACTATAAACATTAATAGATATAAAAATAAATAAAACTAATAGCAAATAAATTTTTTTCATAAAATATATCCAATTTATAATTTAGTTTTATTTATTATCGTCATCAATTAATTTGTCAATACACTTTTATTTTGTTTTAAATGATAAAGAAAACTCAAAAACTGAATATTTAACTATCAATTCTTTCAATCCATTTAAATACTTTATCTAATATATGTTCGCTGTCCATAGCTTCAAAGAATATGCCATTAACTAAATTATTATGATAAATATTTTTATTATCAAATACAATACAATCAGCTAAACCATTATGAAAACTATTAACTTTATTAGAAAAATTAATAGAATTCTTAACATCGCAAATAGGATCCAATTCTGAATGAACACATAATACCTTTGTTTTTTCACTTCCGTCTATATGATTATACGGATTAGCTTCTTCTCTATTATAGCTTTCCTCAAATAATTGATTAAGCATAGGAGTAATTATATCATTAGTACATACATTTAAATCAGTAGGACCGCCAAGTGATACATAACCTTTAAAAATATTAGAATCTACATTATACTTTTTATGCATTTCTTTATAATATACAAGCAAAGCTCCTAAATGTGCACCGGCTGATGAACCTATTACTACAATATCAGAATAATCAATATTTTTATTTTTTAAAACTTCTAATGCCTTATTAAACCCTGAAAATACATCTTCTATTTGAGCTGGATATTTATATTTTTTACTAAGTCTGTACCCAAGCAAAATAGTATAAAATTTTTCTTTTGCAAATCTTCTTCCTACGAATCTGTATAAATTGGCATTACCCTCTCTCCAGCCGCCTCCATAAAGATAAACTATAACCTGCTTCTTAGGGCTTTCATTTTCTTTTAATTGAGGAGAAAAATATAATATATATTGTGCTTTATCCTTATCAAATTGATACTTTTCAGGTTTTATTCTCTTGTCAGACCTTATGAAATTTAAAGCCATACTTGGATAACTTAAATATTCTCCAAGTAAATTTTTTCTTCTTATCTTTTCTTCTATTTTTTTATTCTTTATCTCTAACTTATCTTTTTCTTTCTCAAGTTTTATCTGCTCTTTTTCAGCATTTTTTTTATCTTCCATAAAAATACTCCTTAACTATTTTAATACATATTTTTTATATATGAAAAATTTTTATTATAGATGAAATAAAATCAATTCTAAATAATATAAGCATAGCTAAAATAATTATAATACCTCCTCCCAATGCCGATAAACTGCTCCAAAGTACAAAATGAAATAACGGCAGAATTATAATCATTATTGATATAAAGGAAGCAGACACTATATAAGAAACATATTCATTAAAATATTTTCTATCTATAACAGCAATTAAAAACATAGCTATATTTAATCCAAGAGCTAAAAATGGAATAACATAATTAAATGACCATTTATGAAAACCGGTAAATATATCTACCACAATAACAAGAGGCATAAGTATAAAAAACTCTATAATCAATTTCTGCCTTAAATATAAAGTATTTGCTGTAAAACATATAAATGTAAAATATGCACATAATATGGATATAACAGATATTACAGCCCAATTATATTTTGAATTAGTTGAAATATTTACTATTATCAAAATTATTATCATCGTTAATGATGAAAGCAAAACTATTTTTTTAGAATTAATTTTTTTCTGCATTTTATAAAACCATTCATAAGAATGATATTCTTCATTTATTATCATATTATCATTATTATTTAATTCTTTCAGACATAAAGGACATATATTTCTATTAGTTTTTATTTTCAATCTGCAGTTATTACAATATGACATATTATTTACACCCCAAAATCATTAGAATAAATTTCAACTTCTGTAATATTGGATATATAATTAAAAAAATATTTTATTATATCTGTTTCTATCACAGTTCTATTGAATGTAATTGACAATTTATCTTCAAAACTGCATAAACCGCAATTTAAAGGACTGTTTATTGTAGGATATACAATTGCTTCAAAATGTTTTATATAATCTTTCATATCATCAGGCAATGATATATTACTGAAATTGGATACTGTCATAGTTTTCAATTTATCTTCAAAAAGTTCAAAGGCTAAATTAACTGCAAAGTTTTTAATAACTAATGGTATAAATTTCGCAAATATATTATTTTCTAATTTTGTATTTTCATATATAAAATTCTGAAGCTTTTCCTTACTAACTTTTTCTTTCATCTCTTTATTTGTTATTATTATAATATCATCAAAAGTTAATTCTTTATCTGTAGGAATAACTACATTAGCAATACCGAAGAAATTTTTTAACGATATTGAAGGAAATATATTCCTCAAATTAACAGGCACGCACATAACTATATTTTTTCCATCAAATCTGTTTTTTATTCTAGTTTCATAAATAGAATAAACCAAAACTGATATTATATAAGATGTAATTGTGGTATTATATTTTTTGCTCTCTTCCTTTATCCTTTTCAAACTTAATATGCCATGCACAACATTATCACCATAAAATTTTAAAGGCTTTCCCTTAATCAAATAAATATTTTTTATTTTTTTTTCTTTTTTAGTTTTTATTTTATTTTTTGTATGAACATAAAAGCTGTCATCATAGTCGGCTGTAATCGGAACAGTATCTTTAAATATATCATCATTCTTGTCATCAATATTTTTTCCTGATAAAACAAAATAATGATACAGCAAAGATTTAAAAAAACTTATTAAAGACGAAGCATCTGCAAGAGAATGATAAACTTCTGTAAATATTCTGTATTTATAATATCCCACTCTTAAAAGATAGCCATTATTTAATTTACTGTTTATATTATAGCAAGGATAATATTTATCTTCTGCTACAATTAATTTTCTATGATTTTCTTCAAAGTAATTCCAAAACAGACCCTTTTTTATCATAAGCGAAAGAGTCGGAAATCTTTTTATAGTGATATCCAATGCCTGCTGAAGTATATTAGGATTAACTTCTTCATTATTAAGAACCGCTGAGACTCTAAATATTGGTATATTTTTTTTATTCTTTATAGAAACAAAAAGTTTAGCTGCATTATCTAATTTATAAAGATGTTTCATACTCATAGCACCATAATTTTATATTAATATTTTAAATCATCTTTTTTATTTTGCAATGATTAAAAATAACTAAATTTTTATAAAAAGAGTATTTAGTAATATATAGTTCTTAATACTCAAATTTTCAAAACCAGCCAAAGTATTATTCAAATACGCAATTTATTCAACGCACGGTTAATCGATTTATCAATATAATAAAATTTGAATTGTCAATAAAATCTTTATATTTAGTGTTTCTCAGCGTGCGGTAAAAACACAATAAATTTTCAAAAACACTTGGGCGGGCAGCAGAAATGACAGAATAAAATAAAAAAGAAAAACTATACAAAAATGACATTAAGTTTAAAAAACCTAGAGGGCGGGGAATGAGAATAAATTCAAAAAACATAATTCTATTAAAAATAGTTTAAAATAAAAAATTAAGTTTTAAAATTCTATTAACGCACGGTGAACAGATTATTGACATTTAATTTAAACTATATTTTTAATAAATCTATATTTGAAATTATGCTCTGCGTGCGGTGTATATGCTTAAATTTAAATAAATCTTGGGTGGGCAGCTAAAAAATCTAATTCGATAATAATAAAAGATTAATTTTATATTACATATTAAAAACTGTAATCCTAAAGGGCGGGTAAATGTAATTAAATTTTAAAACTTATATTACATACCCCTCCCTTTAATATTTATTGCTAAAATTTAAATTTTAGTATTTTTTTATTTTTAAAGCCAAATAAAAAATTATAGCACCCACCCAAATGTTATTTAAATATATAATCTACTTAACGCACGTTTAATACATATTTATTAATTATTTAAATTATAATTAATAATCAGCTTATATTTTCAATTTCATTCTGCGTGCGGAAAGATAATAATAAAATAATTAGGAATATAAAATTTTCAAATATTTATAATTAATCAAAATATATATTATAAGTTGACAATAGTTATATTTTAATATATAATTACAGCGAATAAATAATCTATAAATAAAAAAATCTAATAAATAGAGGTGTAATATGTCAGGACACTCCAAGTGGGCTAGTATTAAACATAAAAAAGCCGCAAATGATTCAAAAAAAGGTAAAATTTGGTCAAAAATAGCAAAAGAAATCACAATCGCAGTAAAAGAAGGCGGAAGCCCAGATCCAGATCAGAATGCTAGATTAAGAATGGTTATAGTTAAAGCTAAAGGTACTAACATGCCTAATGATAATATAGACAGAGCCATAAAAAGAGGAGCTGGTGCAGGCGAAGGTGCTAATATCGAAGAAATGTCTTATGAAGGTTATGCTCCGGGCGGAGTTGCTATCATAGTAGATGTTGCTACAGATAACAAAAACAGAACAGCTGCTGAAATAAGATCTATATTCAGCAAAAACGGCGGAAACTTAGCAGAAAACGGTGCAGTTTCTTGGCAGTTTAAGAAAAAAGCTGTTGTTATTATACCTGCAGCAGGAAACACTGAAGAGAGCTTAATGGATATAGTGCTTGATGCAGGTGCTGAAGATATAGAACAAGATGAAGAAGTATTTACTATCACTGGTCCTATGGAAGCTTTATCTTCTATAGTTGATGCTCTAAAAGCAAAAGGCATTGAACCTGAAAGTGCTGAAATAGTACGCGTTGCTGATAATACTATGACTATAGCCGAAAGTGATGCTAAAAAAGTTATGAAAATTATAGGACTTTTTGAAGATCATGATGATGTTTCAGCAGTTGCTACTAACTTAGAAATTACTGATAACTTAATTGAAGAATAATAATATTTTATCACAAAGCAATTAATATCTTTATGATAACTTTAGGAATAGACCCGGGATTTGCTAGATGCGGTTATGCTTTTATAGAATCAAAAAATTCGGCATACAAAATAGTGAATTCCGGTCTTATTGAAACCTTTCAAAATCAAGAATATAATCAAAGACTTTCATTTATATATACTCAATTAGATGCTCTTATTAAAAAGTACAATCCAAGCAATGCCGCAATAGAAGAATTATTTTTTTCAAAGAATACTAAAACTGCAATAAAAGTTGCTGAAGCTAGAGGTGTTATTATATTAGCTCTCACTTTAAATAATATTGAATTTCAGGAATACAAACCGAAAGAGGTTAAATCACAAATAACAGGTAATGGCAATGCAAATAAAGATGCTATGATGAAAATGGTTAATCTTTTTACAGGCTCCAATATTATTCAAGATGATACTGCTGATGCTGTAGCTATAGCTTTAGCCCATGCTTCAAGAAATAGAATATTTAATAGTATCAAATAATTGGTTTTTCGTAGTTAACATCATCTATCATATATATATTATCTTTATGATTAGTTTTAGGAGTTTCTAAAGTTTCTGAATCTTTAGAGCTTTTATCTTCAGATATTTGACTTTCAAGTATAGATTCAAATTCTGATTGATAATTTTCTAATATAGTACCGCTTAAATCAGCATATAATAATATCTCTTTTAATTTTTGCAAATCGTAGACATAGGTGTATGTATATTTTGCACTGCCTATAGTTTCTGCAGCCCTAACAGCTAAAGAGTTATTGTATAATAATTCTTTAAGCAAAATTATACTTTGCTGACTTGCAGTTTGAGAATTAGTTAATGAATAAAATTCACTTTCACCATATTTATTTAATGATGTATTTCTAGGCTCATTCTTACCTAATCTGTATATAATATCTATTTTATCATTGTCATTCAAACGCTGTTTAAAAAGTAAAGAAGGGGTATATAAGTTCATATTAATGGAATTGCTGTTTATTTTTATCATTAATGTATTGAAGTTTAAACTATTTTCTTCTTGTTTTTTTATAAAAATAGAAATTTCTTTTTCATCTGTTATAGGATCTATTTTTTCAACTAAATGCCATTCACCTATTGCATAATACTCTGAATACAATATAGAAGAACTAATAAAAATCATAACAATAATAATTTGTTTTACTATTTTCATAAAAAGCTCCATTTACTTTTCTATAATTATATTATGATAGTTTTATCAATTAAAATCAATAATAAATACAAAATTAAAAAAAATTTTTAACGATTTTAGTTTACATATTAAAATAAAAACAGCAGAAAACTAAAAAACTAAGCCTTCTGCTGCAATAAAATGATAAAATAAATAATGTTGTTATTTTAAATTAATCTCTTTTATTTCAACTTTATCCAATAAATTATTCATATTTTCAAATGTAGTAAGCCCCTCGCTAAAAGCAGTAGCAGTTCCTGAAGCTATAGCATATCTATACGAATCAAGTATATTTAAATTTTGACTTATACCATATACAATACCAGCTACCATAGCATCTCCTGCCCCAACAGAACTTACAAGATTTCCTTCGGGAGCATTTCCTATATAAGAGCCGTCTTTATTAACTAAAGCAGAACCCTCTTTACCTAATGATACTATAACATTTTCACTTCCGTCTTCTACTAATTTCTTGGCATAAGTTATGATATCATATACAGTTTTTATATCCTTTCCAAAATATTCAGATAATTCTTTTCTATTTGGTTTCGTAAGAAAAACATTTTCCTTCACCGCTATTTTAAAAGCATTCTCTCTTGAATCCAATATTACTTTTACATTATTTTTTGATTTTGTTTTTTGTATAATGTCTTTGTAAATATCTTCTTTAACAGAACTAGGCACACTTCCGGAAAGAACTAATATATCATTATCCTGAATATTATTATCTATAATATTCAGCATCTGATCTATATTCTCCTGCAATATTTTAGGAGATTTACCCATTATTTCAGTTTCTTTTTTTTCTGTTTTTATTTTCACATTGATTCTAGTATCTTCGGCAAGAGAAATAAAATTATCTTTTATTCCATATTTATTTAAATCTGCTTTTATATAATCACCTGTAAAGCCTCCGCAAAATCCTAAAGCAGAAGATTCTATTCCAAAATTTTTTAATACTTTAGAAACATTTATCCCTTTTCCACCTGCTAAAGTGTATGAATTATTTACTTTATTTAATTCTCCTTCTTCAAATTTATTCATATCCATATAATAATCTACTGCAGGATTTAGTGTTAAAGTATAAATCATATAAACTCCCTTATCTTTATTGTTTATTATTTAGTAAGTAATATTAATATATATTATATCGTATATATAAAAAAAATAAAATATTAATTATAATCGAATATTAACATTTTATTTTATAACAATAATTCTTTGACTTTTTTTATAATTTCATTATACTTTACTTATATAATAAAACTTTTAATTTGGAGTATTAATATGGCTGTTTTAGTATGCGGAGGAGCCGGATATATAGGCTCACATGTAGTTAATGAACTTTTAAAGCAGAATATCGAAACTGTTATAATAGATTCATTAGAATATGGACATAAAGATGCTATTAAAGACTGCAAAAATTTTTATCATGGCAATATAGGAGATAGTGATTTACTTGATAAAATTTTTAAAAGTCATGATATAGATTCTGTTATGCATTTATGTGCCTATATAGAAGTTGGTGAAAGTGTACAAAATCCTGCAAAATATTATTATAATAATGTATCTAATTCAATTAATCTTCTTAATGCTATGCTTAAAGCAAAAGTAAAGAATTTTATATTTTCTTCTACAGCTGCTGTTTACGGAGAGCCTGAAAAAATACCTTTAGAAGAGGACTGCCGAAAAGAACCTACAAATCCATACGGCGATAGTAAATTGGCATTAGAAAAGATACTCTCTTGGTATAGTAAAGCCTATGATTTTAACTATGTAGCTTTAAGATATTTTAATGCTTCAGGTGCTCACCCAGACGGACATATTGGAGAAGACCATAAACCTGAATCACATTTAATACCATTAATACTTCAAGTACCGCTTGGAAAAAGAGATTCAATAAAAATATTCGGAGATGATTATCCTACTCCAGACGGAACATGTTTGAGAGATTATATACATGTATGTGATTTAGCTTTGGCACATATTGCTGCTATGAATTACTTAAAGAACGGCGGTAAAAGTGTTTCATGCAATTTAGGTAATGGAAATGGATTCAGTGTAAAAGAAGTTATTGAAGTAGCTAGAAAAGTAACAGGACATCCTATACCTGCAGAAGTTTGTCCTAGAAGAGCAGGAGATTCATCAGAACTTATAGCAAGCAGTAAAAGAGCAAAAGAAGTTTTAGGATGGACACCTACTATAGACTCATTGGAAACTATAGTACAAACTGCTTGGAATTGGCATAAGAATCACCCTAATGGATATAATGACAGATAATATTTATTTGTAAAAAATAAAGGGGCTTAAATTAAGTCCCTTTTTTATACAGCTTTATTCTAATTTCCCCACCCTATATATTTACTGTTTTAATTACAAATATTAATTATTTTTTATTTTTTAGCTAAAATAAAAAAAACACAACCCACCCAAGTTTTTTATTAAATTTTATGCTTATTTCAACGCACGGTAAGTAGATTTTTATTATATAATTTAAATTTGAATGATTAATTAATTTATATATTTAGAATAGCTAACCGTGCGTTTTGGTAAGCTATATATTTTAAATAAGCTAGGGCGGGCATGCTTTTTTAGATTATAGCTATAAATGAAATGAAAACAAAAGTTTATAAACTAATTGCAAAGCATAGCGGGCGGGGAATTAGAATAAAATTTAATATAATAAAAAATATGGGGCTTTTTTAAAGCCCCATTAAAATCATATAAACTTATCTGTTTCTGTAATATGGTTTATTATAACCGCCTCTGTCATTATATCTCTTATTATTATAACCGCCTTTTCTTTTTGAATATACTTTAACACTTCTGTATGGCGGCTCACCATCACTCTTAGTTTCAACCTCATTATCATTTTGTAATTCTAAGTGTATAATTCTTCTTTCATAAGGCGACATAGGATCCAAAGCTACGACCCTTCTAGTCTTTTTAGCCTGCTGAGCAGCCTGACGAGCTATATGTTTTAGTGTTTCTTCTCGTCTTTCTCTGTATCCATCAACATCTAATATAATATGTCTTTCAGCATCATCATTAAATTTCTTAGAAGCTATCAATGAGATAATGAACTGTAAAGCCTCTAATGTAGCACCTTTTTTGCCTATTAAAACTCCAGAATCCTCCGTAGAAATATTAATATAAATTCTTTTTTCGCTCTCTTCTTTAGCAGTAACTTCAGCTTCAACTCCCATATACTTTAATATATTAGATACTATAGATTGAAATTCACCCAAATTCGTAGAAATTTCCTCATAATAAACTCTTATAATAGTAGGAGATTCTTCTCCAAAACCTAACAATGTTCGTTTACCCTTATCTATTACCTCAATTCTAACCTGATCTTCTGTAAGATTAAGTTCCTCTAATGCCTTACTAACGGCATCTTTTTCTGATTTACCGCTAAACTCTTTTACTAACATAGTATCCTCCTTTCTATATGAAAAGTAATATCTTAATATTACTTTTAATTTACTAAAAATTATTTACTTTTTTCTCTTTTTTTTCTTTTTTGAATATGTTTTATTTTCTTCTTCTTCAATAACCTCACTTGTGCTAGATTTATCCAATTTTGATGTTATAAATTGCTGTATTACTCCAAATATGTTTTGTGCAGTCCAATATAAAGCAAGTCCGCTTGCAAAATTATAGAACATAAGCAGCATCATAAGTGGAAAAATAGTTGTCATCATTTTCATTTGAGCAGCAGCAGCTCCCCCTCCTGCAGCTGAAGATGAAGGCTGAAGCTTCATACTCAAATAACTAGTTATTGCCATTACTATAGGAAATAAATTAAAATTGAATCCGCCCAATATCGGCATACTTGACGGAAATACAAATAATTTATCAGGAGAAGACAAATCTGTTATCCATAAAAAAGGTGTATTTCTAAGTTCAACCATAGACTGCATAAGATAGAAGAATGCTATTAATAATGGGAATGGAAGGAGCATAGGAAGACATCCGCCTAAAGGATTAATCTTCTCTTTCTTATAAATAGCCATTATTTCTGCATTCAATTTTTCCGGATTATCTTTATATTGTTCTCTTATACGCTCTATTTTAGGATTGACAAGCTGCATTTTCTTCATAGATTTATAAGAAGCATTATTTAATGGGAATGTTATTATTTTAAATAGCAGTGTAAATAATAATATAGCCCAAGCATAATTTTTTGTAATATTATATAAAGCGTTAAGCATAACATCTAATATATAGGTTAAAGGTCTTAAATTAATACCTAAGAAAGATTCCTGAAATATAGATTCATAGGACTCTTCTAAATAATATTTTGAAAATATACTTCTTATTTTTGGTCCCATAAATACGGAATAAGTATCTGTTACTGAAGAACCGCTTTTAATATTATGTTTAGAAACTAAATTTGCTAAATGAAAATCATTTCTATATTCATTAGTTGAAGGTTTAGAAAAAGTCATAGTTTCAAAAACTGTATCATTAGACTGTGCAGGCGAAGAAATAATAGCAAAATACCTATTATTTAAAGCTACCCATTTATCCTCTCCTTCATATACACTATATCTCATTTGATTAGTTTTTATACCTCTTGAAGAAGAACCAAACAACCTTGAAAATATATTATCCTTTACTATATCCCCTGTTAATAATATTCTAGATTTACCATTTCCTTTTATCAAATATTGTGCTTTAGTAGCATCTTCTC
It encodes the following:
- the yidC gene encoding membrane protein insertase YidC, translating into MSNNKRMVIAIGLSAIIMFLYMFYQAKTMKPVYNSNVSTNSNAVSNSNNTDSVNTLLNTDQMQKIEKIENTNAAINNNEKVLENEYVIATFKNGSLYSYKLKNYYPQDLGADATNEIIDMVEQVYEGIYPFTVTFQNLSNSIAIPENLDYQLEEESTDKVLYSANAIIDNTKVKITKTFTFGEDPYQLQNSVSIENIDEKDLSLFYSYFLATGIGPYRTDKNAVREDATKAQYLIKGNGKSRILLTGDIVKDNIFSRLFGSSSRGIKTNQMRYSVYEGEDKWVALNNRYFAIISSPAQSNDTVFETMTFSKPSTNEYRNDFHLANLVSKHNIKSGSSVTDTYSVFMGPKIRSIFSKYYLEESYESIFQESFLGINLRPLTYILDVMLNALYNITKNYAWAILLFTLLFKIITFPLNNASYKSMKKMQLVNPKIERIREQYKDNPEKLNAEIMAIYKKEKINPLGGCLPMLLPFPLLIAFFYLMQSMVELRNTPFLWITDLSSPDKLFVFPSSMPILGGFNFNLFPIVMAITSYLSMKLQPSSSAAGGGAAAAQMKMMTTIFPLMMLLMFYNFASGLALYWTAQNIFGVIQQFITSKLDKSSTSEVIEEEENKTYSKKKKKRKK
- the jag gene encoding RNA-binding cell elongation regulator Jag/EloR is translated as MLVKEFSGKSEKDAVSKALEELNLTEDQVRIEVIDKGKRTLLGFGEESPTIIRVYYEEISTNLGEFQSIVSNILKYMGVEAEVTAKEESEKRIYINISTEDSGVLIGKKGATLEALQFIISLIASKKFNDDAERHIILDVDGYRERREETLKHIARQAAQQAKKTRRVVALDPMSPYERRIIHLELQNDNEVETKSDGEPPYRSVKVYSKRKGGYNNKRYNDRGGYNKPYYRNR